From the genome of Penaeus chinensis breed Huanghai No. 1 chromosome 37, ASM1920278v2, whole genome shotgun sequence, one region includes:
- the LOC125045393 gene encoding protein enabled homolog, with translation MNREQERQKRSERFQRRRNLQFNSQPTSRDPSPSQVSSELQLAVVTGGSNPDVREAVRVMEAEVDMFSQIMERVNTLIAEVQGCKEQNDRLENRLQRQEEMLREQRQLEDRAERDDQHQTLAAQRGEEIQQLRHQLQQQRVELEEARHFQSAQHTAPTDTTQQADERNEEIHQLRRRLQELENELAGSRPSRVSLRTAQVVDTISSSPVPPQPLPRSRPQTSEPVDRPLPPQPQLLQNTQPYLPHQPLPERNSFPSHPRDLSTRCWNCSPANGL, from the coding sequence AtgaatagagaacaagagagacagaagcGGTCCGAGAGGTTTCAGCGCCGACGGAACCTGCAGTTCAATAGCCAACCCACCTCGCGTGACCCATCTCCAAGCCAAGTTTCGTCCGAGCTCCAATTGGCGGTTGTCACTGGAGGTTCTAATCCAGACGTACGTGAGGCAGTTCGAGTCATGGAAGCTGAAGTCGACATGTTCAGCCAGATCATGGAGCGGGTCAACACCCTAATTGCAGAGGTTCAGGGGTGCAAGGAGCAAAACGACAGGCTTGAGAACCGACTCCAGCGCCAAGAGGAGATGCTCAGGGAACAGAGGCAGCTTGAAGATCGTGCTGAGCGTGATGACCAACACCAAACCTTAGCTGCACAGAGGGGCGAAGAGATCCAGCAGTTGCGCCACCAGCTTCAGCAACAACGGGTTGAACTGGAAGAAGCTCGTCACTTCCAAAGCGCGCAACACACTGCACCTACCGACACCACTCAGCAGGCAgatgagaggaatgaggagattcATCAGCTCCGAAGGAGGTTACAAGAACTTGAGAACGAGCTGGCAGGCTCTCGTCCCTCCCGAGTCTCCCTTCGTACTGCACAGGTTGTGGACACCATTAGCTCATCTCCTGTACCTCCGCAGCCTCTTCCTCGCAGCCGACCTCAAACTTCTGAGCCAGTGGACCGTCCTTTACCTCCTCAGCCGCAGTTACTGCAGAATACCCAGCCATATCTGCCGCACCAGCCTCTACCTGAAAGGAACTCCTTCCCATCACATCCGAGGGACCTCTCTACAAGGTGCTGGAACTGTTCACCTGCCAATGGCCTGTAG